In Phaeodactylum tricornutum CCAP 1055/1 PHATR_bd_1x2 genomic scaffold, whole genome shotgun sequence, one genomic interval encodes:
- a CDS encoding predicted protein → MTARPLVSVFSLSGDKSGDVSLPAVMTAPLRPDIVQFVHTNMNKNHRQAYAVNIRAGKQVVASSWGTGRAVARIPRVGGGGTSRSGQGAFGNMCRGGRMFDPTKTWRKWNKKINISQKRYAVASALAATAVPALVMSRGHVVDNVPEIPLVVENAVESAKKTSAAKDILSAIGALDDVEKAGESKQIRAGKGKMRNRRYTLRRGPLVIYKSNDGVEQAFRNLPGVELCCVDRLNLLQLAPGGHMGRFCIWSQAALEELDIIYGENGKRIPQAAMTNADLARIINSDEVQSVVNPAKPGQKEYAPKQNAIRNVEALEKLDPYAAEKRRRNFGEEA, encoded by the exons ATGACCGCCCGTCCTCTCGTCAGCGTCTTTTCTCTCTCCGGTGACAAGTCCGGAGATGTGAGTCTTCCTGCTGTAATGACGGCTCCTCTGCGCCCGGATATCGTTCAGTTTGTGCACACCAACATGAACAAGAACCATCGTCAGGCGTACGCTGTTAACATTCGCGCCGGAAAGCAAGTTGTCGCGTCGTCTTGGGGTACTGGACGTGCTGTCGCCCGTATTCCTCGTGTTGGTGGAGGTGGTACTTCCCGTTCTGGACAGGGTGCCTTTGGTAACATGTGCCGTGGTGGACGCATGTTCGACCCCACCAAGACCTGGCGCAAGTGGAATAAGAAGATCAACATTTCGCAGAAGCGTTATGCCGTTGCTTCTGCCCTAGCTGCCACCGCCGTCCCGGCTCTTGTGATGTCCCGTGGGCATgtcgtcgacaacgttcCGGAAATTCCCCTCGTTGTGGAAAACGCCGTTGAGTCTGCCAAGAAGACCTCGGCCGCGAAAGACATCCTCTCCGCCATTGGTGCCTTGGATGATGTCGAAAAAGCGGGAGAATCGAAGCAAATCCGTGCCGGTAAGGGTAAGATGCGTAATCGTCGTTACACCCTCCGCCGTGGACCTCTCGTTATCTACAAATCGAACGATGGCGTGGAACAGGCCTTCCGCAATCTTCCCGGCGTAGAGCTATGCTGTGTTGACCGACTGAACCTTTTGCAGCTAGCCCCGGGTGGTCACATGGGACGATTCTGCATCTGGTCTCaggctgctttggaagagctgGACATTATTTACGGAGAAAATGGCAAGCGCATCCCCCAAGCAGCCATGACCAACGCCGACTTGGCCCGTATCATCAACTCCGATGAAGTACAGAGTGTCGTCAACCCCGCCAAACCTGGACAGAAGGAATACGCTCCCAAGCAAAATGCTATTCGTAACGTTGAGGCGTTGGAGAAGCTCGATCCATATGCCGCCGAAAAGCGCC GCCGAAActttggcgaagaagcgTGA
- a CDS encoding predicted protein → MLVRCSSTILLFLTVKSRAYSKPLYSPPERTVVLLYHKPINVVTTHAANDVKGRMNVYDDVLSMKGFSGWNHVGKSADRERTPASFAEATQIRSKLHAIGRLDAETTGLLLLTNDGGLVHHVTNKDSVSHQHHGNPVFKTYEALVMGFYDNHSPLLEKMRTQGVNIGDKYGGTTRPVDELIVKTNPTLKSTLVSLTICEGKNRQIRRMFHALGSGVIRLCRTQIGRSLTLSSVPMAGQWRILTEKEVETALDWRPRYIGEVSALSRAGKTTKAVTGTSRRRKRSNF, encoded by the coding sequence ATGTTAGTCAGGTGCAGTTCCACAATACTTCTATTTCTGACCGTGAAGAGTCGTGCCTATTCGAAGCCATTGTATAGTCCTCCTGAACGAACTGTAGTCTTGCTGTATCACAAACCAATCAATGTGGTAACAACACATGCGGCGAACGATGTGAAGGGACGCATGAATGTGTACGACGATGTTTTATCCATGAAGGGATTTTCTGGTTGGAATCATGTCGGTAAAAGTGCTGACCGGGAGCGCACTCCCGCATCGTTCGCCGAAGCAACCCAGATCCGTTCCAAACTGCACGCCATTGGCAGGTTAGATGCCGAAACAACAGGTCTACTTCTCCTCACGAACGATGGTGGTCTCGTCCATCATGTAACCAACAAAGATTCAGTATCGCATCAGCATCATGGAAACCCCGTGTTCAAAACGTACGAAGCTCTCGTGATGGGTTTTTACGACAACCATTCACCGTTGTTGGAAAAAATGCGTACGCAGGGTGTAAACATTGGTGATAAGTATGGAGGAACAACCCGTCCCGTAGATGAGCTGATAGTAAAGACGAATCCGACGTTGAAATCGACTCTTGTTTCGTTGACCATTTGTGAAGGGAAGAATCGTCAAATTCGACGAATGTTCCATGCCCTTGGCTCCGGAGTGATACGACTGTGCCGAACACAGATTGGGCGAAGCTTGACACTGTCGAGTGTTCCAATGGCAGGGCAATGGCGAATCCTGACCGAAAAGGAGGTTGAGACTGCTTTGGATTGGAGGCCACGGTACATTGGAGAGGTTTCTGCTCTCAGTCGAGCAGGAAAAACAACGAAGGCTGTCACTGGGACTTCCCGTAgacggaaaagaagcaaTTTTTGA
- a CDS encoding predicted protein, which yields MSLDTAKIDEHIERLREGNTLTENEVKALCEKAKEILRDESNVQPVTAPVTVCGDIHGQFYDLAELFRIGGACPETNYLFMGDYVDRGYYSLETVTLLMALKVRYRSRITILRGNHESRQITQVYGFYDECLRKYGNANVWKYFTDTFDYLPMTAVVSDRIFCLHGGLSPSIDTLDHARELDRVQEVPHEGPMCDLVWSDPDDRCGWGISPRGAGYTFGQDITEQFTHINGLHFIARAHQLVMEGYQWQHNRSVVTVFSAPNYCYRCGNQAAIMEVDDTVDQTNKDTVHDHCRFSQFDPAPRDESWHKSSRTLDYFL from the exons ATGTCCCTTGATACTGCAAAAATCGACGAACATATCGAGCGGCTTCGGGAAGGAAACACATTGACAGAGAACGAAGTCAAGGCTCTGTGCGAAAAG GCAAAAGAGATCTTGCGAGACGAATCGAATGTGCAGCCTGTTACTGCTCCCGTAACTGTTTGTGGGGACATCCATGGCCAATTCTATGATTTGGCGGAGCTTTTCCGTATTGGCGGAGCCTGTCCAGAAACAAACTATCTTTTCATGGGAGATTACGTGGACCGCGGCTATTATTCCCTCGAGACAGTTACCTTGCTCATGGCTTTGAAGGTTCGCTACCGTAGCCGTATAACAATTCTGCGAGGTAACCATGAGAGTCGTCAAATTACGCAGGTGTACGGATTTTACGATGAATGCCTCCGGAAATATGGAAACGCTAATGTGTGGAAGTATTTCACCGATACGTTCGATTATTTACCCATGACTGCGGTTGTATCCGACCGCATTTTCTGCTTGCATGGCGGACTTTCACCCTCGATCGATACATTGGATCACGCCCGCGAGCTTGATCGAGTCCAGGAAGTTCCTCACGAAGGTCCCATGTGTGACCTTGTGTGGTCCGACCCCGATGACCG CTGTGGCTGGGGTATATCTCCGCGAGGTGCTGGTTACACCTTTGGTCAAGACATTACGGAACAATTCACGCACATAAATGGTCTCCACTTTATTGCTCGCGCGCATCAACTCGTCATGGAGGGTTACCAATGGCAGCATAATCGAAGTGTCGTCACTGTCTTTTCGGCACCGAACTACTGCTATCGGTGTGGAAATCAGGCGGCAATTATGGAAGTTGACGATACCGTCGACCAGACCAATAAAGACACCGTCCACGATCACTGCAGATT TTCGCAATTTGATCCTGCCCCGCGAGACGAAAGTTGGCACAAGAGTTCAAGAACATTGGACTATTTTTTGTGA
- a CDS encoding predicted protein produces ETLPEEQKRKEEMWRVVLHNDEVHTFNYVIRSLCKVIGTLDRKAAFEICVQTHGIGKATITKTWKKQAEQHCLGLQRQGLTVSISPD; encoded by the coding sequence GAGACGTTGCCTGAAgaacaaaaaagaaaggaagaaatgTGGCGTGTCGTACTGCACAACGACGAAGTCCATACGTTCAATTATGTGATTCGCTCGCTCTGTAAGGTAATTGGAACACTGGATCGAAAAGCTGCTTTCGAAATTTGCGTACAAACACATGGCATTGGCAAAGCGACCATCACCAAAACATGGAAGAAGCAAGCGGAACAGCACTGCCTAGGACTGCAACGGCAAGGATTGACTGTCAGCATTTCGCCAGAT
- a CDS encoding predicted protein — MAFSENGGSGSRRVQKSVRDRTQEETFSLIKDVLRAAVDAGPRAGPARTMQAYRAFATTAQEFLPKLAQGPETISPAAVLRTLFERMGATYIKLGQFIASSPTIFPREYVLEFQKCLDQTESLPWPIIKKVIEDELGPISKNFQYVNSKPLASASIAQVHVARLRTGEDVVLKVQKPRIDESLKADLGFIYVAARILEFFLPDWERTSLAAIAGDIRSSMLEELDFEKEAQNTIEFRRFIQDKGLTKQATAPFVYPAFTTKKVLTMERLNGVSLLDENTMGKVTKNPQMGTDVIITALNIWSLSVTAMPWFHADVHAGNLLLLNDGRVGFIDFGIVGRISEKVFRSVNELSAALVVGDSEGMAIALCNMGAAGKDVDTNQFGKDIQRVLDRMNTVQPEMTVTAHQDGILQGQLNVDEGEGTDLLLELVEVTEKNGLKLPREFGLLVKQSLYFDRYLKILAPNVDVMNDSRVMIGGTKREESDSVNGSEFTDTVVIDV, encoded by the exons ATGGCTTTTTCAGAGAATGGAGGTAGCGGGAGCCGGCGTGTACAGAAAAGCGTCCGTGATCGCACCCAGGAAGAAACGTTTAGTCTGATAAAAGATGTGCTCCGAGCTGCAGTTGATGCCGGTCCCCGTGCTGGACCTGCCAGAACTATGCAAGCATATCGTGCCTTCGCCACAACAGCCCAGGAGTTCCTGCCCAAGTTGGCCCAAGGGCCTGAAACCATCTCTCCGGCGGCCGTTCTCCGAACCCTTTTTGAGCGAATGGGTGCTACCTACATCAAGCTAGGCCAGTTCATTGCAAGCAGTCCGACTATTTTCCCAAGAGAATACGTATTGGAATTCCAGAAATGTTTGGACCAGACAGAATCTCTACCTTGGCCAATAATCAAGAAAGTTATTGAGGACGAGCTAGGGCCTATTTCAAAGAATTTCCAATACGTCAACAGCAAACCTCTTGCCTCCGCTAGTATTGCTCAGGTCCACGTTGCAAGACTAAGAACTGGAGAAGACGTCGTCCTCAAGGTACAAAAGCCGCGCATCGACGAAAGTCTCAAAGCTGACCTTGGTTTCATTTATGTTGCTGCTAGGATTCTAGAATTCTTCCTCCCTGACTGGGAACGAACATCTCTAGCGGCAATTGCTGGAGATATTCGTTCGTCTATGCTTGAAGAacttgattttgaaaaagaggCACAAAATACAATAGAGTTCAGAAGATTTATTCAAGACAAGGGACTAACAAAGCAGGCAACAGCTCCGTTTGTGTACCCGGCTTTCACAACAAAGAAAGTATTGACAATGGAGAGACTCAATGGTGTTAGTCTTTTGGATGAAAACACAATGGGAAAAGTCACCAAGAATCCTCAAATGGGAACGGACGTAATTATTACTGCTCTGAATATTTGGAGCCTCTCTGTCACAGCAATGCCTTGGTTTCACGCGGATGTACATGCTGGAAATTTGTTACTGCTCAACGACGGACGGGTCGGATTCATTGATTTCGGTATTGTAGGGCGGATCAGCGAAAAGGTGTTTCGCTCTGTGAACGAGTTGTCAGCGGCCTTGGTTGTCGGTGATTCTGAGGGGATGGCTATTGCCCTTTGCAACATGGGAGCGGCAGGTAAAGATGTGGATACGAATCAATTTGGAAAAGACATCCAGCGTGTGCTAGATCGAATGAATACTGTGCAGCCAGAAATGACTGTCACTGCACACCAGGATGGTATTCTTCAAGGGCAGCTCAACGTGGACGAGGGCGAGGGTACAGATCTGCTCCTTGAACTAGTTGAAGTAACAG AGAAGAATGGCCTGAAGCTACCTCGAGAGTTTGGGTTGCTGGTGAAGCAAAGTCTCTATTTTGACCGGTATCTCAAGATCCTCGCACCAAATGTAGATGTTATGAATGATTCACGAGTCATGATTGGGGGTACAAAAAGAGAAGAGTCCGATTCGGTAAACGGATCGGAATTCACGGACACAGTTGTGATTGATGTTTAA